Proteins from one Mycobacterium sp. SMC-2 genomic window:
- a CDS encoding FAD-binding oxidoreductase has product MGLEDTGALRVLRDAFALDESGPGDELVRRFYIHWFGLDVSVRDLFPPEMSGQRAAFAHALHWVYGELVAQRAQEPVAFLAQLGRDHRKYGVLPQHYDTLRRALFSTLRTHLGEAWTGAVADAAQQSLNLITGVMRGAADADVGPAWWDGTVIEHTRVSRDLAVIRLQLDRPMDYHAGQYVNVQVPQCPRRWRYLSPAIPADPGGGIEFHVRVVPGGLVSTAIVNETRPGDRWRLSSPHGGLRVDRDGGDVLMVAGSTGLAPLRALIMDLSRYAVNPRVHLFFGARYRCELYDLPTLWQVASHNPWLSVSPVSDYSADPAWAADYPDVTPPRGLHVRQTGRLPDVVTKYGGWGDRQILICGGPVMVRATKAALIAKGAPPEHIQHDPLWR; this is encoded by the coding sequence GTGGGGCTCGAGGACACCGGTGCGTTGCGGGTGCTGCGCGACGCCTTCGCGTTGGACGAGTCCGGCCCCGGCGACGAGCTCGTCCGCCGGTTCTACATCCATTGGTTCGGCCTCGACGTCTCGGTGCGCGACCTGTTCCCGCCCGAGATGAGCGGGCAGCGGGCCGCCTTCGCCCACGCCCTGCACTGGGTGTACGGCGAACTCGTCGCCCAACGCGCCCAGGAACCGGTGGCCTTTCTGGCCCAGCTCGGCCGGGACCACCGCAAATATGGGGTGTTGCCGCAGCATTACGACACGTTGCGTCGCGCGTTGTTCTCGACGCTGCGGACGCACCTCGGCGAGGCCTGGACTGGCGCCGTCGCAGACGCGGCCCAACAGTCGCTCAACCTGATCACCGGGGTGATGCGGGGCGCCGCGGACGCCGACGTCGGGCCCGCCTGGTGGGACGGCACCGTGATCGAGCACACCCGGGTGTCCCGCGATCTTGCGGTGATCCGGCTGCAGCTCGACCGCCCGATGGACTATCACGCCGGCCAGTACGTCAACGTCCAAGTCCCGCAATGCCCGCGCCGCTGGCGCTATCTGTCCCCCGCCATTCCGGCGGACCCCGGCGGCGGCATCGAGTTCCACGTCCGGGTGGTCCCCGGCGGCCTGGTCAGCACCGCCATCGTCAACGAGACCCGGCCCGGGGACCGGTGGCGGCTGTCCAGCCCGCACGGCGGCCTGCGGGTCGACCGCGACGGCGGGGACGTGCTGATGGTCGCCGGCAGCACCGGCCTGGCGCCCCTGCGGGCGCTGATCATGGACCTCAGCCGGTACGCGGTGAACCCGCGGGTGCACCTGTTCTTCGGTGCCCGCTACCGCTGCGAGCTCTACGACCTGCCGACCCTGTGGCAGGTGGCATCCCACAATCCGTGGCTGTCGGTCTCGCCGGTCTCGGACTACAGCGCCGACCCGGCGTGGGCCGCCGATTATCCCGACGTCACGCCGCCGCGCGGCCTGCACGTGCGCCAAACCGGCCGGCTCCCCGACGTGGTGACGAAGTACGGCGGGTGGGGCGATCGGCAGATCCTGATCTGCGGCGGACCGGTGATGGTGCGGGCCACCAAGGCCGCGCTGATCGCGAAAGGCGCCCCGCCCGAACACATTCAGCACGACCCACTGTGGAGGTAA
- a CDS encoding TetR family transcriptional regulator, whose amino-acid sequence MSKDVVLRAAKQRFAAQGYEKTTLRHIAGDAHVDASMVLYLFGSKAELFRESMRLVLDGDVLAAAMTDGPLRDIGFRLVRAYLRIWDEPETGPTMVAMLHSAMLNPDAREAFREFMRGYVMAAISRVLGDGPDTLLRANLAGTNLVGTALFRYVMRVGPLADLSTDEVVGLIGPSVQRYLTADAAELGLPAGYRA is encoded by the coding sequence GTGTCGAAGGACGTGGTGCTCCGCGCGGCCAAGCAGCGGTTCGCCGCCCAGGGCTACGAGAAGACGACGCTGCGTCATATCGCCGGGGACGCCCACGTGGACGCCTCGATGGTGCTGTACCTGTTCGGTTCCAAGGCCGAGCTATTCCGTGAGTCGATGCGGCTGGTCCTGGATGGCGACGTGCTCGCCGCCGCGATGACCGACGGCCCCCTCCGGGACATCGGCTTCCGGTTGGTGCGGGCCTACCTGCGCATCTGGGACGAGCCGGAGACCGGCCCGACCATGGTCGCCATGCTGCACTCGGCGATGCTGAATCCCGACGCGCGCGAGGCCTTCCGCGAGTTCATGCGTGGTTACGTGATGGCGGCCATCTCCCGCGTGCTGGGCGACGGGCCCGACACTCTGCTGCGGGCCAACCTGGCCGGTACCAACCTGGTCGGCACCGCGTTGTTCCGCTACGTGATGCGGGTGGGCCCGCTGGCCGACCTGAGCACCGACGAGGTGGTCGGGCTGATCGGGCCCAGCGTGCAGCGCTATCTGACCGCGGACGCGGCCGAACTCGGCCTGCCGGCGGGATATCGCGCCTGA
- a CDS encoding DUF5995 family protein, translated as MTAPTPPPLGLLGRPNTIEDVLRNIDQIVDWATKTESHIGYFAVLYKRTTLAIRDAVSDNVFDDGPRMERLDIAFATRYFNALNAYFHPAKGDGSALPWKVTFVGDHDGQAIILQHMMAGMNAHITFDLGLAVHAVAAQSMDSLEEDYNRVNKILYKQLPGVLKVLDTLSPELRWTRWLIPGEIGVIERSLKKLRKGAWDFAYYLATHSSSAAERTVHQEAWTAALGSWYLTPPARFSPFPALLRVIAKHESRDVVSNLSALEDVSNSPHKPRKGYR; from the coding sequence ATGACCGCTCCTACGCCGCCCCCATTGGGTCTACTCGGTCGGCCCAATACGATCGAAGATGTCTTGCGCAACATCGATCAGATCGTTGACTGGGCCACCAAGACCGAGAGCCACATCGGCTACTTCGCCGTTCTCTACAAGAGGACCACCCTGGCGATTCGGGATGCGGTGAGCGATAACGTCTTCGACGACGGGCCGCGCATGGAAAGGCTCGACATCGCTTTCGCCACAAGGTATTTCAACGCGTTGAATGCGTACTTTCACCCGGCCAAAGGTGACGGTTCGGCCCTGCCGTGGAAGGTCACGTTCGTCGGCGACCACGACGGTCAGGCGATCATCCTGCAGCACATGATGGCAGGGATGAATGCGCACATCACATTCGATCTGGGGCTGGCCGTCCACGCGGTCGCGGCCCAGTCGATGGACAGCCTCGAAGAGGATTACAACCGCGTCAACAAAATCTTGTACAAGCAGCTGCCGGGCGTGCTGAAGGTCCTCGATACGCTTTCTCCGGAGTTGCGCTGGACCCGCTGGCTGATACCGGGCGAGATCGGCGTCATTGAGCGTTCGCTGAAGAAGCTGCGCAAGGGAGCTTGGGACTTCGCCTATTACCTGGCGACGCACTCATCGAGCGCTGCGGAGCGGACAGTGCATCAGGAGGCCTGGACGGCCGCACTCGGTTCCTGGTATCTGACGCCGCCCGCGCGGTTCTCTCCGTTCCCCGCGCTCCTTCGCGTCATTGCCAAGCATGAAAGCCGAGATGTGGTCAGTAACCTCAGCGCGCTCGAAGACGTGTCGAACTCTCCGCACAAGCCGCGGAAGGGTTACCGCTGA
- a CDS encoding adenylate/guanylate cyclase domain-containing protein: MKPGESGATIDELLDRAVWAINAGDRATATTLAGQVLSVDRGNPEAEDLLAATPEYGEIRRMTILFADLVDSTALSTRLEPESYHTLVGRYRNEVRRVVDRYEGHISSIKGDGLLAVWGHPKAHENDVRRAVAAGLDITRAVAKLSTQAERKFGESISVRVGIHRGLIYLDTYQDDVYGFAANLATRLCGLAAPGTVAVSDAVAPLVGDSFELEARPPASVKGVECLTAHHRVLGERHEAPRLRSPALIGRDRERAWLRDSWERACDGTLTSPGIVFRGEPGIGKTRLATEAAEMVSAAGAPVVWLFGSPLHSDTGLHPVRRLVERRCGITRLTDAAERLRLLQAEVRASGLDPALAVPLLSPVIGVGPEHGYQPAAAEGRALYESIGATVLQYVRACVGDQAGLVIAEDVQWFDQSTVELVNSLLTGADGRLLVVLTGRDGDWLQTGWPVQLFELSPLTDEQSDALITALDPAVPKDQRTEVLNRCDGVPFYIEHLVGELDGTGAYSGVPEALYEPLFARLHHSRPEVVPVVEAAAVIGRAGDLPLLRAVVGHDPKGVDDVVTELVHARVLERRGTNGWRFRHELFREVAAELAPPSLGRDLHARAARALVDVADSAEPDWRVVASHFAQAHHYEEAVDAYHMASANARRRGALQEAVVCLTDALFQLTNCAARPERDRKEMAIRMERGFLTGATQGSMSGEGPADFQRCLALASTGNYEDELLTTLTGLIGYYVPRAELRRAHELIDSLSARITMNRPWSLPAIASVLGSVVWLEGDFAAARTHLLRALADGSRADPNVLDTAWWVNVDPISLAHMYMALTHTVCGDLDRAHAELTDSFRRCDGLAFPRNVYNRANTYYMEIWVRLESGQIDEAATIVAELLKLSEQSGLDLWQWVGRTEHATVNALAALEADADPATLAARAEKVTRWVDGSRRMHLKMFLTFHDAIIGRLLIAAGAGQRARERLEMALQHAEETGMHFYDGELMRVRALTFTEPRERHNALTDALGFARQQGATLFELRCMLDLFDIDGDRSALAEVVRRFPGDARWPEFARAQCILS, from the coding sequence GTGAAGCCTGGCGAGAGCGGTGCAACGATCGACGAATTGCTGGACCGTGCGGTGTGGGCCATCAACGCGGGCGACCGTGCGACCGCCACCACGTTGGCGGGGCAGGTGCTATCGGTCGACCGCGGCAATCCAGAAGCCGAGGATTTGCTGGCCGCGACGCCCGAGTACGGCGAAATTCGCCGGATGACGATACTTTTTGCCGACCTGGTCGACTCGACTGCGTTGTCCACGCGGCTGGAGCCGGAGAGCTACCACACCTTGGTAGGCCGCTACCGGAACGAGGTGCGCCGCGTCGTCGATCGCTATGAGGGCCACATCAGCTCGATCAAGGGCGACGGCCTGCTGGCCGTGTGGGGACATCCCAAAGCGCATGAGAACGACGTCCGGCGCGCCGTCGCGGCGGGGCTGGACATCACCCGCGCCGTCGCGAAGCTCAGCACCCAGGCCGAACGCAAGTTCGGTGAGTCGATCAGCGTCCGGGTGGGCATTCACCGCGGGCTGATCTATCTCGACACCTACCAGGACGACGTCTACGGCTTCGCCGCCAACCTGGCGACCCGTCTTTGTGGTTTGGCCGCGCCGGGCACGGTGGCGGTGTCGGACGCGGTCGCGCCTCTGGTCGGTGACTCATTCGAACTCGAAGCGCGCCCACCGGCATCGGTGAAGGGCGTCGAATGCCTGACCGCGCATCACAGGGTGCTCGGTGAGCGGCACGAAGCGCCGCGACTGCGGTCGCCCGCGTTGATCGGGCGTGACCGCGAGCGTGCGTGGCTGCGGGATAGCTGGGAGCGGGCGTGCGACGGGACGTTGACCAGCCCCGGCATTGTGTTCCGCGGCGAGCCGGGAATCGGCAAGACCCGGCTGGCCACCGAGGCGGCCGAAATGGTCAGCGCTGCAGGCGCCCCCGTGGTCTGGCTGTTCGGCTCGCCGCTGCATAGCGACACCGGCCTGCATCCGGTGCGCCGGCTCGTGGAGCGTCGATGCGGCATCACGCGGCTGACCGATGCCGCGGAGCGGCTACGCCTACTCCAAGCCGAAGTACGAGCCAGCGGTCTGGATCCCGCGCTCGCGGTGCCGTTGCTCTCCCCCGTCATCGGCGTCGGACCCGAGCACGGGTACCAGCCGGCGGCCGCAGAAGGCCGAGCACTTTATGAGTCGATCGGCGCGACCGTTCTGCAGTACGTGCGGGCCTGCGTGGGCGATCAAGCCGGACTCGTCATCGCCGAGGATGTGCAGTGGTTCGACCAGTCCACTGTGGAGCTAGTCAACTCGTTGCTCACCGGCGCTGACGGCCGGCTGCTGGTGGTCTTGACCGGACGCGATGGCGACTGGCTGCAAACCGGTTGGCCGGTACAGCTTTTCGAGCTTTCACCGCTGACCGATGAGCAGTCCGACGCGCTGATCACCGCGCTGGACCCGGCGGTTCCCAAGGACCAGCGGACCGAGGTGCTCAACCGATGCGATGGGGTGCCGTTCTACATCGAACACCTCGTGGGTGAACTCGACGGCACCGGAGCGTATTCCGGGGTGCCCGAGGCGTTGTACGAGCCGCTGTTCGCCCGACTGCATCACTCCCGTCCCGAGGTGGTGCCCGTGGTGGAAGCGGCCGCCGTCATCGGGCGCGCAGGCGACCTCCCGCTGCTTCGCGCCGTGGTAGGACACGACCCCAAGGGCGTCGACGACGTCGTCACCGAACTGGTGCACGCGCGTGTGCTCGAGCGACGCGGGACCAATGGCTGGCGATTCCGGCATGAGCTGTTCCGTGAGGTGGCCGCTGAGTTGGCTCCGCCCTCCCTGGGCCGTGACTTGCACGCGCGAGCCGCCCGCGCACTGGTCGACGTGGCGGACTCGGCCGAACCGGATTGGCGAGTGGTCGCAAGCCATTTCGCGCAGGCGCACCACTACGAGGAAGCCGTCGATGCCTACCACATGGCTTCGGCCAACGCCCGACGGCGCGGCGCTCTACAAGAAGCGGTCGTTTGCCTCACGGACGCCCTCTTCCAGCTCACCAACTGCGCGGCGAGACCGGAACGGGACCGAAAAGAAATGGCCATCCGGATGGAACGCGGATTCCTGACGGGTGCGACCCAGGGCAGCATGAGCGGTGAGGGCCCCGCAGACTTCCAACGATGCCTGGCCTTGGCGAGTACCGGCAACTACGAAGACGAATTGCTTACCACGCTGACCGGGCTGATCGGTTACTACGTGCCGCGGGCCGAACTGCGCCGGGCGCATGAGCTGATCGATTCACTGTCCGCCCGAATCACCATGAATCGCCCATGGAGTCTTCCGGCAATCGCCTCGGTATTGGGTTCCGTCGTCTGGCTGGAAGGTGATTTCGCGGCCGCCCGGACACATCTGCTCCGGGCCCTGGCCGATGGTTCCCGCGCAGATCCGAATGTGCTGGACACCGCCTGGTGGGTGAACGTCGACCCGATCTCGTTGGCGCACATGTACATGGCGCTGACGCACACGGTGTGCGGAGACCTCGACCGCGCCCACGCGGAGTTGACTGATTCGTTCCGGCGCTGCGATGGCCTTGCATTTCCGCGGAACGTCTACAACAGGGCGAACACCTACTACATGGAAATCTGGGTGCGGTTGGAGAGCGGCCAAATCGACGAGGCCGCGACCATTGTCGCGGAGCTGCTCAAGCTCAGCGAGCAATCGGGACTCGACCTGTGGCAGTGGGTCGGCAGAACCGAACACGCCACCGTCAATGCGTTGGCGGCGCTGGAAGCTGACGCCGACCCCGCCACGCTGGCCGCCCGAGCGGAGAAAGTAACGCGATGGGTGGACGGATCCCGGCGCATGCACCTCAAGATGTTCCTGACGTTTCACGATGCGATCATTGGCCGCCTTCTGATAGCCGCGGGTGCGGGGCAGCGGGCGCGGGAGCGGTTGGAGATGGCTCTGCAGCATGCTGAAGAGACCGGAATGCACTTCTACGACGGCGAGCTAATGCGCGTACGCGCACTGACGTTCACCGAGCCGCGGGAACGTCACAACGCCCTGACGGATGCGCTCGGGTTCGCCCGGCAACAAGGTGCGACGCTCTTCGAGTTGCGTTGCATGCTCGATCTTTTCGACATCGACGGTGATCGGTCCGCGCTGGCCGAGGTTGTCCGCCGCTTCCCCGGCGACGCTCGGTGGCCGGAATTCGCGCGGGCACAGTGCATCCTTTCGTAA
- a CDS encoding heat shock protein transcriptional repressor HspR, with translation MAKNAREDSRTFLISVAAELAGMHAQTLRTYDRLGLVTPRRTSGGGRRYSERDVDLLREVQRLSQDEGVNLAGIKRIIELTNQVEALQSRVQELTEELAQVRAGQRRDLAVVPKSTAVVVWQPRRTRG, from the coding sequence ATGGCGAAGAATGCACGGGAGGACTCCCGGACCTTCCTGATCTCGGTGGCCGCCGAGTTGGCCGGCATGCACGCCCAGACCCTGCGCACCTACGATCGCCTTGGGCTGGTCACCCCGCGCCGCACTTCCGGTGGGGGACGGCGCTATTCGGAGCGCGACGTCGACCTGCTGCGCGAGGTGCAGCGGCTGTCCCAGGACGAAGGGGTCAACCTCGCCGGGATCAAGCGCATCATCGAGCTGACCAACCAGGTCGAGGCGTTGCAGTCGCGGGTGCAGGAGCTCACCGAGGAGCTGGCGCAGGTGCGCGCCGGGCAGCGCCGCGACCTGGCGGTGGTGCCCAAGAGCACCGCCGTGGTGGTGTGGCAGCCGCGCCGAACGCGCGGCTGA
- a CDS encoding oxygenase MpaB family protein: protein MAGAHGGSRWSDELLNGKRQQGDPLADAAVDELFKHANVQAVNDLMRTLVSNDQPVPAGLPVEIQKYLAAAPPALPHWADPDKIKRGQQLFEEWGLQISLCLFCASLPTAYAAAKGVKVLSRTAQLETNARRRVIETGQFLMNVLAVDSFEPQGKGFRTIEHVRLMHAAVRKMIEARNGQRPGFWDPNWGIPINQEDLAGTMLSFSYVPVGPMRQLGVDVSTDDKEAYLHLWNVIAHLLGVDDDMLVEGIDDATALVETIRRRQFRASPEGRAMAAALMELLDELTPGHAFDKSIPPLIRHLAGDEIADMLGVPPSSLTDDLGRLTRVGNWFWVRIFGRTLRNSPRYRLVSGLVRPFGRELMQGLFTFQRGGVRAQFDIPDHLATKWELSA, encoded by the coding sequence ATGGCGGGCGCACACGGCGGCTCCCGATGGTCGGACGAGCTGCTCAATGGCAAGCGGCAACAGGGGGATCCGCTGGCCGACGCGGCGGTCGACGAACTGTTCAAGCACGCCAACGTCCAGGCGGTCAACGATCTCATGCGCACCCTGGTGAGCAATGACCAGCCGGTGCCGGCGGGTTTGCCAGTCGAGATACAGAAGTATCTGGCCGCGGCTCCCCCGGCGCTGCCGCACTGGGCCGACCCCGACAAGATCAAGCGCGGGCAGCAGTTGTTCGAAGAATGGGGCCTGCAGATCTCACTGTGTCTGTTCTGCGCATCGTTGCCCACGGCGTACGCGGCGGCCAAGGGCGTGAAGGTGCTCAGTCGGACCGCCCAGCTCGAAACCAATGCGCGCAGGCGGGTGATAGAGACCGGCCAGTTCTTGATGAACGTGCTCGCCGTCGACAGCTTCGAGCCACAGGGCAAGGGCTTTCGCACCATCGAGCACGTCCGCCTGATGCACGCCGCCGTGCGCAAGATGATCGAGGCCCGCAATGGGCAGCGCCCCGGCTTCTGGGATCCCAACTGGGGCATACCGATCAACCAGGAAGACCTCGCCGGCACGATGCTCTCGTTCTCCTATGTGCCTGTCGGGCCGATGCGCCAGTTGGGTGTCGACGTGTCCACCGACGACAAAGAGGCCTACCTGCATCTGTGGAACGTCATCGCCCACCTGCTCGGCGTCGATGACGACATGCTGGTGGAAGGCATCGACGATGCCACCGCCCTGGTCGAGACGATCCGGCGTCGGCAGTTCAGGGCGTCGCCGGAAGGGCGGGCAATGGCCGCCGCGCTCATGGAGCTGCTCGACGAGCTGACGCCCGGGCACGCGTTCGACAAATCGATTCCGCCGTTGATCCGTCACCTGGCCGGAGACGAGATCGCCGACATGCTGGGTGTGCCGCCGTCGAGCCTTACCGACGACCTCGGGCGGCTCACTCGCGTCGGCAACTGGTTCTGGGTGCGCATCTTCGGCCGGACCTTGCGCAATTCTCCGCGTTACCGACTGGTCTCGGGCCTGGTCCGTCCATTCGGGCGCGAATTGATGCAGGGGCTCTTCACATTTCAGCGTGGCGGGGTGCGAGCGCAGTTCGACATACCCGATCACCTGGCCACCAAATGGGAGCTTTCGGCGTGA
- a CDS encoding DUF3060 domain-containing protein, with amino-acid sequence MTQMEQHPDRADDVAADTTPAATPRRFPAAFWPAIVAGVLALAGLGAAGFRTDSAEGGPSAAVPESGTLQVNGTGTTKTVRCHGGYLSVSGKTNTVTVTGHCTSVSVSGHGNRVAVDSTDAVSTSGTSNAVTYHWGSPNVANTGTANTVRQG; translated from the coding sequence ATGACGCAGATGGAGCAGCACCCGGACCGGGCCGACGACGTCGCCGCCGACACCACCCCCGCCGCGACACCGCGCCGGTTTCCCGCCGCCTTCTGGCCTGCCATCGTGGCCGGCGTGCTGGCCCTGGCGGGCCTGGGCGCGGCCGGATTCCGCACCGATTCCGCCGAAGGCGGGCCGTCGGCGGCCGTCCCGGAGTCAGGCACGTTGCAGGTCAACGGGACCGGCACGACGAAGACCGTGCGCTGCCACGGCGGCTACCTGTCGGTCAGCGGCAAGACGAACACGGTCACGGTCACCGGCCACTGCACCAGCGTCAGCGTCTCCGGTCACGGCAACCGCGTCGCGGTCGACAGCACCGACGCGGTGAGCACGTCGGGGACCAGCAACGCGGTCACCTACCACTGGGGCTCGCCGAACGTCGCCAACACCGGAACGGCCAACACCGTCCGGCAGGGCTGA
- a CDS encoding aldose 1-epimerase: MRVVTLRDPVSPVAAEFVPEAGMVGTSLSDAGVELLGQRRGLDAYVTAGKTMGIPILYPWANRLGENTYTAEGVTATLTPGENRVRADPNGLPIHGVLAGYPGWRVTAETGNELTAELDFAADPQLLAGFPYPHVLTVAVRLAERTLTVRTAVTATGARAVPLCFGFHPYLRLPDVARGEWVIHTPPLRNLLLDDRGLPTGACEPAPAREEALGDKAFDDAYDRVPDGAVFAVSGGGRRLEVRFERGYPATQIFAPLAEDVVCFEPMTAPTDALRRGGYRCARPGEPALAQFAIRV, encoded by the coding sequence ATGCGCGTCGTCACCCTGCGCGACCCGGTGTCGCCGGTGGCCGCGGAGTTCGTGCCCGAGGCGGGCATGGTCGGCACCTCGCTGAGCGACGCAGGCGTGGAGCTGCTCGGGCAGCGGCGCGGGCTGGACGCGTACGTGACGGCGGGCAAGACGATGGGGATCCCGATCCTGTATCCCTGGGCAAATCGATTGGGCGAGAACACCTATACCGCCGAGGGCGTGACGGCGACGCTGACGCCGGGTGAAAACCGTGTCCGCGCCGACCCCAACGGGTTGCCGATCCACGGTGTGCTGGCGGGCTATCCGGGCTGGCGGGTGACCGCCGAAACGGGCAACGAGCTGACCGCCGAATTGGATTTCGCCGCCGACCCGCAGCTGCTGGCCGGCTTTCCCTACCCGCATGTGCTGACGGTGGCGGTGCGGCTGGCCGAGCGGACGCTGACGGTGCGCACCGCGGTGACCGCCACCGGCGCTCGCGCGGTCCCGCTGTGCTTCGGCTTCCACCCCTATCTGCGCCTGCCGGACGTGGCCCGCGGCGAGTGGGTCATCCACACACCGCCGCTGCGGAATCTGCTGCTCGACGACCGAGGGCTGCCGACCGGTGCCTGTGAACCCGCGCCGGCACGCGAAGAGGCGTTGGGCGACAAGGCTTTCGACGACGCCTACGACCGGGTGCCCGACGGCGCGGTGTTCGCGGTGTCCGGCGGCGGGCGCCGATTGGAAGTGCGCTTCGAGCGGGGTTATCCGGCGACGCAGATCTTCGCGCCGCTCGCCGAGGACGTGGTGTGCTTCGAGCCGATGACCGCACCGACCGACGCCCTGCGCCGCGGCGGCTACCGATGCGCGCGGCCGGGCGAGCCGGCGCTGGCCCAGTTTGCCATTCGCGTCTAG
- the dnaJ gene encoding molecular chaperone DnaJ — protein MAQREWVEKDFYKELGVSSDASPEEIKRAYRKLARDLHPDANPDNPAAGERFKAVSEAHNVLSDPAKRKEYDETRRLFAGGGFGGGRRFDTGGFGGFNVGGDGAEFNLNDLFDAAGRTGGTNIGDLFGGLFGRGAGARPSRPRRGNDLETETQLDFVEAAKGVAMPLRLTSPAPCTNCHGSGARPGTSPKVCPACNGSGVISRNQGAFGFSEPCTDCRGSGSIIEHPCDECKGTGVTTRTRTINVRIPPGVEDGQRIRLPGQGEAGLRGAPSGDLYVTVHVRPHKVFGRDGDDLTVTVPVSFAELALGSTISVPTLDGKVGVRVPKGTSDGRILRVRGRGVPKRSGGNGDLLVTVKVAVPPNVEGAAADALQAYAAAERASGFDPRAGWAGNR, from the coding sequence ATGGCCCAGCGAGAATGGGTCGAAAAGGACTTCTACAAGGAGCTGGGCGTCTCCTCTGACGCCAGTCCCGAAGAGATCAAACGCGCCTACCGGAAGCTGGCACGCGACCTGCATCCGGACGCCAACCCCGACAATCCGGCCGCCGGCGAGCGATTCAAAGCGGTGTCGGAGGCGCACAACGTGTTGTCGGATCCGGCGAAGCGCAAGGAGTACGACGAAACCCGCCGCCTGTTCGCGGGCGGTGGTTTCGGCGGCGGCCGCCGGTTCGACACCGGCGGCTTCGGTGGCTTCAACGTCGGTGGCGACGGTGCCGAGTTCAACCTCAACGACTTGTTCGATGCCGCCGGCCGAACCGGCGGCACCAACATCGGTGACCTGTTCGGCGGCCTGTTCGGGCGCGGCGCCGGCGCCCGTCCCAGCCGGCCGCGACGCGGCAACGACCTGGAGACCGAGACGCAGCTGGATTTCGTCGAGGCCGCCAAGGGCGTGGCCATGCCGTTGCGGCTGACCAGCCCGGCGCCGTGCACCAACTGCCATGGCAGCGGCGCGCGGCCGGGCACCAGCCCGAAGGTGTGCCCCGCCTGCAACGGTTCCGGTGTTATCAGCCGCAACCAGGGCGCGTTCGGGTTCTCCGAGCCCTGCACCGATTGCCGGGGCAGCGGCTCGATCATCGAGCACCCCTGCGACGAGTGCAAGGGCACCGGGGTCACCACCCGGACCCGCACCATCAACGTGCGGATCCCGCCGGGCGTCGAGGACGGGCAGCGCATCCGGCTGCCCGGGCAGGGCGAGGCCGGGCTGCGCGGGGCGCCGTCGGGTGACCTGTACGTGACGGTGCATGTGCGGCCGCACAAGGTGTTTGGCCGCGACGGCGACGACCTCACCGTGACCGTTCCGGTCAGCTTCGCCGAATTAGCTTTGGGCTCAACGATTTCGGTGCCCACACTGGACGGCAAGGTCGGCGTCCGGGTGCCCAAGGGCACCTCCGACGGCCGCATCCTGCGGGTGCGCGGGCGCGGCGTCCCCAAGCGCAGCGGCGGCAACGGGGACCTGCTGGTCACCGTCAAGGTCGCCGTGCCGCCGAACGTGGAGGGCGCCGCGGCCGACGCGCTGCAGGCGTACGCGGCCGCGGAGCGAGCCAGTGGGTTCGACCCGCGCGCGGGATGGGCGGGTAACCGCTGA